Proteins encoded in a region of the Acaryochloris thomasi RCC1774 genome:
- a CDS encoding cyclic nucleotide-binding domain-containing protein has protein sequence MLKPVETIEILQKQPDSQAFTAGDTIFSEGETGKVMYGILEGKVEILVDGNVLETIDSGDIFGAGALVHVDHKRQSTAIAKTDCKLASLDQRHFLFAIENTPMFAVEVMRSYSNRLYHFKHDS, from the coding sequence ATGTTGAAGCCCGTAGAGACTATCGAAATTCTGCAAAAACAGCCTGATTCTCAGGCTTTTACTGCAGGCGATACGATTTTCTCTGAAGGAGAAACGGGCAAGGTGATGTACGGCATTCTAGAGGGAAAAGTTGAGATATTGGTCGATGGTAACGTCTTAGAAACCATTGACAGTGGCGATATATTTGGCGCAGGTGCTTTGGTGCATGTTGACCATAAAAGGCAATCTACTGCGATCGCAAAGACAGACTGTAAACTCGCCTCTCTCGACCAACGCCACTTTCTGTTCGCAATTGAGAATACCCCAATGTTCGCAGTCGAAGTGATGAGAAGCTACTCTAATCGGCTGTATCACTTTAAGCACGATTCCTAG
- a CDS encoding Acg family FMN-binding oxidoreductase has translation MLNRRLFVQTAAATTSGAGVAQSYAAPDHSYEQAVSQIWRHIKPIPTDEMAIQHELVRYATLAASSHNTQCWQFKLDAQCISILPDLERRCPAVDPDDHHLYASLGCATENLLQAANAYGLQGTVEVAMANQICIQMEPTQPSVSSLFEAIPLRQSTRTDYDGQPLKNEELKQLEQVATGEGVNLILLTDQPSKEQVLEHVIEGNTAQMNDPAFVEELKAWIRFNEKEAVRKGDGLFAKSSGNPTAPHWLGSLMFDRFFTPKVENEKYTNQIRSSAGIAIFVSDENTPSHWIESGRCYQRFALQATALGIRTAFLNQPVEVATLRPPFASYLGIGDRRPDLVIRFGRGPEMPRSLRRPVEAVII, from the coding sequence ATGCTCAACCGAAGATTGTTTGTCCAAACAGCGGCAGCAACGACATCAGGGGCTGGGGTGGCCCAGTCCTACGCTGCTCCTGACCATAGTTATGAACAAGCGGTCAGCCAAATTTGGCGTCATATCAAACCAATCCCGACAGATGAAATGGCAATTCAGCACGAGTTGGTGCGTTATGCCACACTTGCGGCTTCTAGCCACAACACCCAATGCTGGCAATTTAAACTGGACGCTCAGTGCATTTCAATCCTGCCGGATCTTGAACGTCGCTGTCCTGCGGTTGATCCAGACGACCATCACCTCTATGCCAGCCTGGGCTGTGCCACAGAAAACCTCTTGCAAGCCGCCAACGCTTATGGGTTGCAGGGGACGGTTGAGGTCGCTATGGCTAACCAAATCTGCATCCAGATGGAACCGACTCAGCCTTCTGTATCATCTCTCTTTGAGGCTATTCCCCTGCGGCAATCGACGCGGACGGACTATGACGGTCAACCGCTCAAGAATGAGGAGCTAAAGCAGTTAGAACAAGTGGCTACTGGAGAGGGCGTCAATTTAATCCTGTTGACTGATCAGCCATCGAAGGAACAGGTTCTAGAGCATGTGATTGAGGGCAATACAGCCCAAATGAACGATCCGGCGTTTGTTGAAGAGCTGAAAGCCTGGATTCGGTTCAACGAGAAAGAAGCAGTGCGTAAGGGGGACGGACTTTTTGCCAAGTCCTCCGGGAACCCGACCGCCCCGCATTGGCTAGGCAGCCTTATGTTTGATCGGTTTTTTACGCCCAAAGTTGAAAACGAAAAGTACACGAATCAAATTCGCAGTTCTGCTGGGATTGCCATCTTCGTCTCCGATGAGAATACGCCATCTCATTGGATTGAGTCGGGGCGATGCTATCAGCGCTTTGCCCTGCAGGCAACTGCACTAGGGATTCGGACGGCGTTCTTGAATCAGCCGGTAGAAGTTGCGACTCTGCGGCCTCCGTTTGCCAGCTATCTTGGGATTGGAGATCGCCGTCCTGATTTAGTCATCCGGTTTGGTCGTGGCCCAGAGATGCCGCGATCGCTCCGACGCCCTGTTGAGGCCGTCATAATTTGA
- a CDS encoding DUF1971 domain-containing protein, whose protein sequence is MKALPFDAISYKKTPVFTQATMPKALLERHSSKAGSWGKIWVLSGQLCYRILTDLPGDYTLTPDLPGIIEPQVFHHVEPMGAVEFYVEFYRT, encoded by the coding sequence ATGAAAGCACTTCCCTTTGATGCGATCTCATACAAGAAAACCCCCGTCTTTACTCAGGCAACCATGCCGAAAGCACTCCTCGAACGTCATTCCAGCAAAGCAGGCAGTTGGGGCAAGATTTGGGTTTTGTCAGGCCAACTTTGCTATCGGATCCTTACTGATCTGCCAGGGGACTATACGCTCACTCCAGATTTACCGGGTATCATTGAACCCCAAGTTTTCCATCACGTTGAGCCGATGGGAGCCGTTGAATTTTATGTGGAATTCTACCGTACATAA
- a CDS encoding ornithine cyclodeaminase family protein: MLSHQIHCQYFSQEDLLASGCLDVRMAMQATESALKAFHRGDVIFPDKIVQIFDDDTQERINCLPATFKNHKICGVKWVSVFPPNPAKHGIQNLSAVIILSEIEHGFPIAFMEGTLCSNLRVGTMGAIAAKYLARQDSKIIGLIGAGEQAKMHLVAMKTALPSLQHCQVAAKTEDEETQFIQEMSPILPDVEMVASHMNLQAAIEGADVIVTATSAQAPLLKAAWVKAGAFYSHVGGWEDEYGVAKLCDKIVCDDWETVKHRTQTLSRMYKDGELSDGDIYANLGDIVNSEKKGRSSPDERIYFNAVGLAYADIAIAYAMFKRASEAGFGQDLRIQKEMIFEHAYLKNWVRL; the protein is encoded by the coding sequence ATGCTCAGTCATCAAATTCATTGCCAGTACTTCTCCCAAGAAGATTTGCTAGCGTCAGGTTGCCTAGATGTACGAATGGCAATGCAGGCCACAGAAAGCGCTCTCAAAGCATTCCATCGCGGCGACGTGATTTTCCCCGACAAAATCGTTCAGATTTTTGATGATGATACTCAAGAGCGGATCAATTGCCTCCCAGCCACGTTCAAGAACCACAAGATCTGCGGGGTGAAATGGGTCTCAGTGTTCCCGCCAAATCCTGCAAAACACGGCATTCAAAATCTTTCTGCTGTCATTATCCTGTCTGAAATCGAGCACGGCTTCCCCATTGCGTTCATGGAGGGTACCCTCTGCTCGAACCTGAGGGTGGGAACGATGGGTGCGATCGCAGCCAAGTACCTAGCACGCCAAGACTCCAAGATAATTGGCTTAATAGGAGCTGGCGAACAGGCAAAAATGCATCTGGTCGCCATGAAAACAGCGCTGCCGTCGCTCCAACACTGTCAGGTGGCCGCTAAGACAGAAGACGAAGAAACGCAATTCATCCAGGAAATGTCGCCCATTTTGCCGGATGTCGAGATGGTGGCTTCCCACATGAATCTCCAAGCGGCTATTGAAGGAGCCGATGTGATTGTCACGGCCACCAGTGCCCAAGCCCCGCTGCTGAAGGCGGCATGGGTCAAAGCAGGCGCATTCTACAGCCATGTCGGAGGGTGGGAGGACGAATATGGGGTGGCGAAACTGTGCGACAAAATTGTCTGCGATGATTGGGAAACAGTTAAACACCGCACCCAGACGCTGAGCCGAATGTACAAAGACGGTGAACTGAGCGATGGGGATATTTATGCCAATCTGGGGGACATCGTAAACAGCGAGAAAAAGGGCCGCAGCAGCCCTGACGAGCGGATCTACTTCAACGCAGTCGGTCTTGCTTATGCTGATATTGCTATTGCCTATGCGATGTTCAAGCGGGCTTCAGAGGCAGGCTTTGGTCAAGACCTCAGAATTCAAAAGGAAATGATTTTTGAACATGCCTACCTAAAGAACTGGGTGCGACTCTAA
- a CDS encoding (2Fe-2S)-binding protein, which translates to MFKRLAPSNPQTVTVKIEGEAVQVPLGETVAAAVLVHDLGYTRTHPISGAPRAPLCMMGVCFECLMEIDGLPNRQTCQIQVAEGMDIRRQQGVGGDNA; encoded by the coding sequence ATGTTCAAGCGCCTTGCCCCCTCCAATCCTCAGACCGTCACCGTCAAGATTGAAGGTGAAGCAGTTCAGGTGCCGCTGGGTGAAACGGTCGCCGCCGCAGTCTTGGTTCACGATCTCGGCTATACCCGCACCCACCCAATCTCAGGCGCGCCCCGCGCCCCACTCTGCATGATGGGTGTGTGCTTTGAATGCCTAATGGAAATTGATGGATTGCCCAACCGTCAAACCTGTCAGATCCAGGTGGCAGAGGGCATGGATATTCGTCGTCAGCAGGGCGTCGGTGGCGACAATGCCTAA
- a CDS encoding FAD/NAD(P)-dependent oxidoreductase, which translates to MPKIPLVVIGAGPGGLCAATTAARLGVPVVVLDEQPSPGGQVYRAIAQAPAERVAMLGADYQRGAELVAAFNASGAEYWPQTTIWSLNSKREIGILRQGQARLIEAEQVIIANGAMERPVPFPGWTLPGVMNAGAAQLLLKMSGVVPANGTVIAGIGPLPLLVAWQYLRTGVAIKAVLDLAPSLNLWRAVPHLPRALRAGDYLHRGLKYTLDLQRGGVPIYYGVSHLRAEGNDRVEAVTYGWNQFGVRRSETLPTESLLVHFGVIPRTNLTRAAGCEHHWDRGQQCWRPQVDLWGYTTVPGLAIVGDSAGIGGARSAEYRGRLAAFEAARYLQRISVQQRDRKAQNDLKGLQRDLQVRPFLEALHRLPESLLVPADDDTLVCRCEEISAGQIRAAVRTGHLDPNQVKFNLRCGMGPCQGRQCAPAVAHLVAAEQHRPVSDYQPFRVRPPIRPLSLAQLASLERAEQ; encoded by the coding sequence ATGCCTAAAATTCCGCTAGTGGTGATTGGTGCTGGACCAGGGGGGCTGTGTGCGGCAACTACTGCAGCTCGGCTCGGCGTTCCTGTGGTTGTCCTAGACGAGCAACCTTCCCCCGGCGGACAAGTCTATCGGGCGATCGCCCAGGCTCCAGCAGAACGAGTCGCGATGTTGGGGGCCGATTACCAACGGGGAGCTGAGTTGGTGGCAGCGTTCAACGCCAGTGGCGCTGAATATTGGCCCCAGACCACTATTTGGTCTCTCAACTCCAAGCGAGAGATTGGCATCCTGCGTCAGGGGCAGGCCCGCCTCATTGAAGCCGAGCAGGTGATTATTGCCAACGGGGCGATGGAGCGTCCCGTGCCGTTTCCGGGCTGGACCCTGCCGGGAGTTATGAATGCGGGAGCCGCTCAACTCTTGCTGAAAATGTCTGGCGTGGTGCCTGCGAATGGAACGGTGATTGCAGGCATCGGGCCGCTCCCCCTTCTGGTGGCGTGGCAGTACCTGCGGACTGGGGTTGCGATCAAAGCCGTTTTGGACCTTGCCCCTAGCCTCAATCTATGGCGGGCCGTGCCGCATTTACCCAGGGCACTGAGAGCGGGGGATTACCTCCATCGGGGCTTGAAATATACGCTGGACCTCCAAAGGGGAGGCGTGCCCATTTACTATGGGGTATCTCACTTACGGGCTGAGGGGAACGACCGGGTTGAGGCTGTGACCTATGGTTGGAATCAGTTTGGGGTCCGGCGGAGCGAAACGCTGCCTACAGAGAGCCTTTTGGTCCATTTTGGCGTGATTCCGAGGACCAATCTCACCCGCGCTGCTGGTTGTGAGCATCATTGGGATCGGGGACAACAGTGTTGGCGACCCCAGGTTGATCTGTGGGGTTATACCACTGTGCCGGGGCTTGCCATTGTCGGAGATAGTGCAGGCATTGGGGGCGCACGAAGCGCTGAGTATCGTGGACGCTTGGCGGCTTTTGAAGCGGCTCGCTATTTACAGAGGATTAGTGTGCAACAGCGCGATCGCAAAGCTCAAAACGACCTCAAGGGGCTGCAAAGAGACCTGCAAGTCCGGCCCTTCCTTGAAGCGCTGCATCGTCTACCGGAGTCCCTGCTCGTTCCCGCCGATGACGATACTCTGGTCTGCCGCTGTGAAGAAATTTCAGCAGGACAAATTCGCGCCGCCGTGCGAACCGGACATCTCGATCCCAATCAGGTGAAGTTTAACCTGCGCTGCGGCATGGGACCGTGTCAGGGACGGCAGTGTGCCCCAGCGGTGGCCCACCTTGTCGCTGCCGAACAACATCGCCCTGTGTCTGACTATCAGCCTTTCCGCGTCCGCCCCCCCATCAGACCCCTCAGTCTTGCCCAACTCGCAAGTTTGGAGCGTGCAGAACAATGA
- a CDS encoding NAD(P)/FAD-dependent oxidoreductase, protein MTMDAIIIGGGLIGSSTALHLALKGQRVMVIEKDSPGRHASGVNAGGLRRLNRHPAEIPLAVAAAEMWREIRALVGSDCDVQLSGQVKVAENEADLQKLADRAALVQSLGFAHEQLIDRDRLYQLVPTLAPHCVGGLYTEGDGFARPYHALTAFRHKAQSLGVQYQTGCRVTGFDLVGDCWRVVTERSQTEPANFDAPVLVNCAGAWAEKLCTDLGEPVPLRVGAPMMMVTERLPHFLDPVVGAASRKLSFKQMQNGTVLIGGAHLADHDWEQETTAIDFTKLSESSHTALDLFPRMADVRIVRIWAGLEAFMPDQIPVIGPSAKAPNVYHAFGFSAHGFQLSPVVGRILSELILEDKSSLAIEPFSIKRFQP, encoded by the coding sequence ATGACGATGGACGCCATCATCATCGGGGGCGGACTAATCGGGTCTTCAACAGCACTCCACCTTGCACTCAAGGGTCAGCGGGTCATGGTGATTGAGAAAGATAGCCCCGGTCGCCATGCCTCCGGGGTAAATGCCGGGGGATTACGTCGCCTCAATCGCCATCCGGCAGAAATTCCCTTGGCGGTGGCGGCTGCGGAAATGTGGCGAGAGATCCGGGCGTTGGTGGGGAGTGACTGTGATGTACAGCTCAGTGGTCAGGTCAAGGTGGCCGAAAATGAGGCCGATCTGCAGAAACTTGCGGATCGGGCAGCGCTGGTTCAGTCCTTGGGGTTTGCGCATGAGCAACTGATTGATCGCGATCGCCTTTACCAGTTGGTGCCTACTTTGGCCCCCCACTGTGTCGGAGGCCTCTACACGGAAGGGGATGGCTTTGCCCGTCCTTACCATGCCCTCACGGCGTTTCGTCACAAGGCGCAATCTCTAGGCGTCCAGTATCAAACAGGTTGCCGAGTGACCGGGTTTGATCTGGTGGGGGACTGTTGGCGAGTGGTCACAGAGCGATCGCAAACAGAGCCAGCCAACTTTGATGCTCCTGTGCTTGTGAACTGCGCCGGAGCCTGGGCCGAAAAACTTTGCACGGACTTAGGAGAACCCGTTCCTTTGAGGGTCGGTGCTCCCATGATGATGGTGACAGAGCGTTTGCCCCATTTCCTTGACCCAGTAGTGGGTGCAGCATCCCGCAAGCTGTCGTTTAAGCAAATGCAGAACGGCACGGTGTTAATTGGTGGTGCTCATCTCGCCGACCATGACTGGGAGCAAGAGACGACCGCCATTGATTTCACCAAGCTCAGTGAAAGCAGTCATACAGCCCTGGACTTATTTCCCCGAATGGCTGATGTGAGAATTGTCAGAATCTGGGCAGGACTGGAGGCGTTTATGCCCGACCAGATTCCGGTCATTGGTCCCAGTGCCAAAGCCCCTAACGTTTATCATGCGTTTGGTTTCTCTGCCCACGGTTTCCAGTTATCGCCTGTTGTGGGGCGCATTCTGTCGGAACTGATTTTAGAGGATAAGAGTTCCCTTGCAATTGAACCCTTTTCGATTAAGCGGTTTCAGCCGTGA